A region of Rhizobium grahamii DNA encodes the following proteins:
- a CDS encoding DNA-binding protein, producing MSSKKLKTNEAAAFIGKSASWLNKSRMNGNGPVYLKIDGSVRYLLADLEAFLAGKRRTAVYDFANDNDRARAA from the coding sequence GTGTCAAGCAAAAAATTAAAAACCAATGAGGCGGCGGCTTTCATCGGGAAATCGGCGAGCTGGCTCAACAAAAGCAGGATGAACGGCAATGGTCCCGTCTATCTTAAAATAGACGGGAGCGTCCGTTACCTCCTCGCCGACCTTGAAGCATTCCTCGCAGGGAAACGCCGAACAGCGGTCTACGATTTTGCCAATGACAATGACCGTGCGAGGGCCGCATGA